A window from Opitutia bacterium ISCC 52 encodes these proteins:
- a CDS encoding DUF1501 domain-containing protein → MNVFSKHIQGIKRREFLKQGTLGIGSLALSHLLSKELTASPFGKATKDTSSLPHHTPKAKRVIFLHMVGGPSQMDTFDPKPELDKWAGKSLPPEITRGQKFAFITPDAGVIKSPYSFAPRGESGMIMSELFPHLATVADELTMIRSMKTNEINHGSGEMFLHTGHGRFGRPTFGAWTSYGLGTENSDLPSYVVLKDKPPNSGPAGWGSGFLPSKHQGVLFRTGEKPLFYLDNPEKVSMEQRGDVIDTIGQLNNHAYNHYQDPEIQTRIAQYELAYRMQTSVPELAGLNEEPEHILNMYGLDHDGQGGDFAKNCLLARRLVERGVRFVQVFNKGWDHHANIYGALPRQAEAVDQACAGLITDLKQRGMLDDTLIIWGGEFGRTPMVQEHNAGTGELTPPGRDHHKECFSIWMAGGGVKKGFTYGSTDEFGFGVTEDEVHVHDFHATCLHLLGIDHERLTYRHQGRDYRLTDVHGHVVHDIIA, encoded by the coding sequence ATGAACGTTTTTTCTAAACACATCCAAGGCATCAAAAGACGAGAGTTCCTGAAACAAGGAACGCTGGGAATTGGATCGCTTGCGCTATCTCATCTGCTGAGCAAGGAGCTCACAGCATCCCCATTCGGCAAGGCTACGAAGGACACGTCCAGCCTTCCTCACCACACTCCCAAAGCGAAACGTGTAATCTTTCTGCATATGGTGGGAGGTCCGTCCCAGATGGATACTTTTGATCCTAAACCCGAGCTGGATAAGTGGGCTGGTAAAAGTCTCCCACCCGAGATCACGCGCGGCCAGAAATTTGCTTTCATCACTCCGGATGCGGGAGTCATCAAGTCTCCCTACAGTTTTGCTCCCCGAGGTGAGTCGGGTATGATCATGTCGGAGTTGTTTCCTCACCTGGCCACCGTTGCGGATGAGCTGACGATGATCCGTAGCATGAAAACCAACGAGATCAATCACGGATCGGGAGAGATGTTCTTGCACACCGGACACGGTCGCTTTGGTCGACCGACCTTTGGAGCCTGGACATCCTACGGCTTGGGAACGGAAAACTCGGATCTTCCATCCTATGTTGTGCTGAAAGACAAACCACCCAATTCCGGGCCGGCAGGATGGGGCAGCGGTTTTCTTCCATCCAAGCATCAGGGAGTACTATTTCGAACGGGGGAAAAACCACTCTTCTATCTCGATAATCCGGAAAAGGTTTCCATGGAACAGAGAGGTGATGTGATCGACACCATCGGCCAACTCAACAACCACGCCTACAATCATTACCAGGATCCGGAAATCCAAACGCGCATTGCCCAGTATGAACTGGCTTACCGGATGCAAACCTCAGTTCCCGAACTCGCCGGTCTAAATGAAGAGCCGGAACACATCTTAAATATGTATGGCCTCGATCACGATGGCCAAGGAGGGGACTTTGCTAAAAACTGTTTGCTTGCCCGGCGATTGGTTGAGCGAGGGGTTCGTTTCGTCCAGGTTTTTAACAAAGGCTGGGATCACCACGCCAACATCTATGGTGCGTTGCCACGACAAGCCGAGGCCGTCGATCAGGCCTGTGCAGGACTTATCACCGATTTAAAACAACGGGGCATGCTGGATGACACGCTGATCATTTGGGGTGGCGAGTTTGGCCGGACCCCCATGGTACAGGAACATAATGCCGGAACGGGTGAGCTAACACCACCGGGCCGTGATCATCACAAAGAGTGCTTCAGTATCTGGATGGCAGGAGGCGGTGTGAAAAAAGGTTTCACCTACGGCAGCACCGATGAATTTGGATTTGGCGTCACTGAGGACGAAGTTCACGTCCACGACTTCCACGCCACCTGCCTGCATCTCCTGGGGATTGATCACGAAAGATTAACCTATCGCCACCAAGGTCGTGATTACCGTCTTACTGATGTTCACGGTCACGTCGTGCATGATATCATCGCATAG
- a CDS encoding DUF1080 domain-containing protein, with protein MSSIISTCTLFSRALPFVATMLTVCVFSSASANHHKSPDDTPPEGFRSLFDGKTLDGWKKMPRLPVPKYPGAPFNVDPNGEWIKNARKNVGKWTAVDGAIVGEQDPPASGVGAYLVSEETFDDFELLIDMKPDWRTDTGFLIRTAPGGSPGLQVLCDFRPQGGIGGFYGNGLAGIHGMSFAIDAIVDEDSVPIRVISADPNKGRAELRDQTRAILKYAVDVEEFLKVWKVGEFNTFKVRCEGRIPTVTTWVNGLKIAVLDLAEIEWPNYDAEAIAKMTGGRGHISLEVHNNGRRDPQGQERWWPGAQVRWKNIFIKEL; from the coding sequence ATGTCTTCCATTATATCTACGTGCACCCTGTTCTCAAGAGCGCTTCCATTTGTGGCTACGATGTTGACCGTATGCGTGTTCTCCTCTGCCTCGGCCAATCACCACAAATCACCCGATGACACGCCGCCGGAAGGATTCCGGAGCCTGTTTGACGGCAAAACGCTGGATGGCTGGAAAAAGATGCCTCGGCTCCCCGTTCCAAAGTATCCTGGGGCTCCCTTTAACGTGGATCCCAATGGGGAATGGATAAAAAACGCTCGCAAAAACGTCGGCAAGTGGACCGCGGTCGACGGTGCCATTGTGGGAGAGCAGGATCCGCCGGCCAGTGGGGTGGGGGCCTATCTGGTTTCGGAGGAAACGTTCGACGATTTCGAGTTATTGATCGATATGAAACCCGACTGGAGAACCGACACTGGTTTCCTAATTCGCACAGCGCCGGGCGGGAGTCCCGGACTTCAGGTTTTATGTGACTTTCGTCCTCAAGGTGGGATTGGAGGATTTTACGGAAATGGTCTGGCCGGTATCCATGGCATGTCCTTTGCCATCGATGCCATTGTGGATGAGGACAGCGTTCCGATTCGGGTCATTTCAGCGGATCCGAATAAAGGTCGTGCAGAACTCCGTGACCAGACTCGGGCCATTCTCAAGTATGCCGTGGACGTAGAGGAATTTCTGAAGGTTTGGAAAGTCGGAGAATTCAACACCTTTAAGGTGCGTTGCGAAGGCCGCATTCCGACCGTGACAACTTGGGTAAACGGACTCAAGATCGCCGTGCTGGATTTGGCCGAAATCGAATGGCCGAATTATGATGCGGAAGCCATCGCGAAAATGACCGGTGGCAGGGGCCACATCTCTCTGGAAGTCCACAACAATGGTCGTAGGGATCCTCAAGGCCAGGAACGCTGGTGGCCGGGGGCTCAGGTACGTTGGAAAAACATTTTTATCAAAGAACTCTAA
- a CDS encoding agarase, whose protein sequence is MEAAPAKTTQLDSEGFFTLGQVDGHWLLITPDGKPFFTLGLNHIDPASLRYPENIHIWEDKYDGSTIKWIEESVVPNLKAWGFNSVGWVQEVTVRKWRHSRPFTVDEYRALDMPYCHLLPFMESHQWEKHTVHYDFFSDDWIERCDYIARDHCAELKDDPNLIGYFYSDCPTWTHDRAENKWRGPIFDPKKLDSETGRDELRALAKQYYKTTHDAIRRHDKHHLILGDRLEANAHIAIPLIEAASPYIDVLSFQDFRDPIKHLEYWHKETGLPVLLADASGIQRGENNFTRADGNWYAKVMDGLMENTGCIGFHLCGAYQRNKARRRGLLDEFEKPDLENVQLIQAANEKASRWMQGLRFHRKELRESD, encoded by the coding sequence ATGGAGGCTGCCCCGGCCAAGACGACACAACTAGACTCCGAAGGCTTTTTTACCTTGGGACAAGTGGATGGCCACTGGCTGTTGATTACCCCCGATGGAAAACCGTTTTTCACCTTGGGCCTGAACCATATCGATCCGGCCAGTTTGCGCTATCCGGAAAATATCCATATCTGGGAAGACAAGTATGACGGCAGCACTATAAAATGGATTGAGGAGTCGGTAGTTCCCAATCTTAAGGCCTGGGGTTTCAACTCCGTCGGTTGGGTGCAGGAGGTCACGGTTCGAAAATGGCGGCACTCACGCCCCTTTACGGTGGATGAGTATAGAGCTCTGGATATGCCATACTGCCATCTGCTGCCTTTCATGGAATCGCATCAGTGGGAGAAGCATACCGTGCACTACGACTTCTTCAGTGACGATTGGATTGAACGTTGTGACTACATCGCTCGAGATCACTGCGCGGAGTTGAAAGACGATCCCAACCTGATTGGTTATTTCTACAGTGACTGTCCCACCTGGACCCACGACCGTGCTGAGAACAAATGGCGTGGACCGATCTTTGACCCTAAAAAGCTCGATTCTGAAACTGGTCGTGACGAGCTGAGAGCCCTGGCCAAGCAGTATTATAAAACCACGCACGACGCCATTCGCCGTCACGACAAGCATCATCTGATTCTGGGCGATCGTCTTGAAGCGAATGCCCATATCGCCATACCACTGATTGAAGCGGCCTCGCCTTACATCGATGTGCTTTCGTTTCAGGACTTTCGTGATCCGATCAAACACCTGGAATACTGGCACAAGGAAACGGGCCTGCCAGTGCTACTGGCCGATGCGTCCGGTATTCAACGAGGGGAGAATAATTTCACACGGGCCGACGGAAACTGGTATGCGAAAGTAATGGACGGATTAATGGAGAATACGGGATGCATCGGTTTCCACCTCTGTGGAGCTTACCAACGCAACAAGGCCAGGAGGCGAGGGCTGCTCGACGAGTTTGAGAAGCCGGATCTCGAAAACGTTCAGCTCATTCAGGCCGCCAATGAAAAAGCATCCCGTTGGATGCAAGGATTGCGGTTTCACCGTAAGGAGCTGAGGGAGTCGGATTAG
- a CDS encoding DUF1080 domain-containing protein gives MLIPHFIKPLSIFGLAALLSLTACSKKPETISLFDGKTLDGWHAIPRLYAPRTEEFDKIPSGRLKDAVVQHHREHPEAYMRSKVYNLGVWKVEDGAITGGQVPGTVLGAYLMSDKKYGDFDLTFEARPDFPTDTGIMIRAHEVGTIGFQILLDYRPNGAMGGIFGNGLWGFRAFPFVINGDEQANYKVTNLREGHLDRPQFKPEYAAPIEDFLKAWKLDDWNTIRVRCVGKIPVIETWINGVPIAKFDTAKLGDHIDGFDPEFLKERLGSKGHIALEVHDSPNSRERWAPGAVCRWRNIQIKKL, from the coding sequence ATGCTGATTCCACATTTCATTAAGCCATTATCGATATTCGGTTTGGCGGCTTTGTTATCGCTCACTGCTTGTTCCAAAAAGCCGGAGACCATCTCCCTGTTCGATGGCAAGACCCTGGATGGCTGGCACGCCATTCCACGCCTCTACGCTCCCAGAACGGAGGAATTCGACAAGATTCCATCCGGCAGATTAAAGGATGCTGTCGTCCAGCATCACCGGGAGCACCCTGAAGCCTACATGCGTTCCAAAGTCTACAACCTCGGAGTGTGGAAAGTTGAGGATGGAGCGATTACCGGTGGCCAGGTTCCAGGAACGGTTCTGGGTGCCTACCTAATGTCTGATAAGAAGTATGGAGACTTCGACCTGACTTTCGAAGCCCGGCCGGACTTTCCAACCGATACCGGAATTATGATTCGGGCCCATGAAGTTGGAACCATTGGATTTCAGATATTGCTCGATTACCGCCCGAACGGAGCCATGGGAGGCATTTTTGGAAATGGTCTTTGGGGATTTCGTGCATTCCCCTTCGTGATCAACGGAGACGAACAAGCGAACTATAAAGTCACCAACCTCCGGGAAGGACATCTGGATAGACCGCAATTCAAGCCGGAATACGCGGCCCCGATAGAAGACTTTCTTAAAGCATGGAAACTGGATGACTGGAATACCATACGTGTACGTTGTGTAGGAAAGATACCGGTTATCGAAACCTGGATCAATGGGGTACCTATTGCAAAATTTGATACGGCCAAACTGGGAGACCATATCGATGGATTTGATCCGGAGTTTCTGAAAGAGCGACTCGGAAGCAAGGGGCATATAGCCCTCGAAGTTCATGACAGTCCCAATAGTCGGGAGCGTTGGGCCCCCGGTGCGGTCTGTCGCTGGAGAAACATCCAAATTAAGAAGCTGTAG
- the nadD gene encoding nicotinate-nucleotide adenylyltransferase, protein MSHSPKSVAILGGSFDPVHLGHISLADEAYKQLGLDEVWFMPAAQSPLKKHQTFLGAEERIELLEAAVSGNPAYKVNRSEIDRGGVSFTVDTVKRLKATHPKTEFSWIIGGDQLQLLEKWKDIEELCSLMKFSVKSRPGYEIDRTKIPAIPGLRFSEVKSRILDIASSDIRRMIAADESVNHLLPTAVHELIVAKKYYRD, encoded by the coding sequence ATGAGCCATTCTCCAAAGTCAGTTGCCATTTTAGGTGGATCTTTTGACCCGGTCCACCTGGGGCATATATCCTTGGCGGATGAAGCGTACAAGCAATTGGGGTTAGATGAGGTTTGGTTCATGCCAGCCGCCCAATCTCCATTGAAGAAGCACCAGACATTTCTTGGCGCTGAGGAACGGATTGAACTCCTGGAGGCAGCTGTTTCGGGGAATCCTGCCTATAAGGTGAATCGCAGCGAAATTGATCGTGGGGGTGTTAGTTTCACGGTCGATACGGTGAAGCGACTTAAGGCTACCCATCCGAAAACGGAGTTCAGTTGGATAATCGGCGGTGATCAGTTGCAATTGCTCGAAAAATGGAAAGATATCGAAGAGCTGTGCAGCTTAATGAAGTTCAGTGTGAAGTCTCGACCTGGATACGAGATTGACAGAACAAAAATTCCTGCCATCCCAGGGTTGCGATTTTCGGAGGTAAAATCCCGCATCTTGGACATCGCCTCATCCGACATTCGCCGTATGATCGCGGCTGATGAATCGGTGAATCACCTGTTGCCAACAGCCGTTCACGAGCTTATCGTGGCTAAAAAATATTATCGAGATTAA
- a CDS encoding exopolysaccharide biosynthesis protein has protein sequence MAHSNLSEDLKGLLLHGNDEGITMSNLVDALGDRGFGLLFIILSLPSALPIPAPGYSTPFGIMITILAIQMMAGRQSPWLPQWAAKKRIGRKMAERMIGTASKFFGKVEHLIKPRWGWVLAKSGHIFAGILIIVMACLMILPIPLTNTAPAMVIFVIGVAMTEDDGLGMLASCGLAICAVLLYVGVFWAISYYGLQGVDELKEIVKGWF, from the coding sequence ATGGCGCATAGTAATTTATCCGAAGACCTAAAAGGCCTCCTCCTTCATGGAAACGACGAGGGCATCACCATGTCCAACCTCGTCGATGCTCTGGGAGACAGGGGCTTCGGACTCCTTTTTATCATCCTTTCCCTTCCCAGTGCCCTGCCCATTCCAGCTCCGGGCTACAGCACCCCCTTTGGCATTATGATCACCATCCTGGCCATCCAGATGATGGCCGGTCGACAATCTCCATGGCTCCCCCAATGGGCCGCTAAAAAACGGATTGGTCGCAAAATGGCTGAACGCATGATCGGAACCGCCTCCAAATTTTTCGGCAAAGTGGAACACCTCATCAAACCTCGCTGGGGATGGGTCCTGGCCAAGAGTGGTCACATTTTCGCAGGCATCCTCATTATCGTCATGGCCTGCCTCATGATTCTGCCCATTCCCTTAACCAACACGGCCCCCGCCATGGTCATATTTGTCATCGGTGTCGCCATGACCGAAGACGACGGTCTCGGCATGCTCGCTTCCTGCGGCTTAGCCATTTGCGCTGTTCTCCTTTACGTCGGCGTATTCTGGGCCATCAGCTACTACGGCTTGCAAGGAGTCGATGAACTCAAAGAGATCGTCAAAGGCTGGTTTTAG
- a CDS encoding PSD1 and planctomycete cytochrome C domain-containing protein — protein MTQPIATRLVQKLRVFLLLLGVSSLHAQSDSVSFSRDIRPILSGKCFKCHGPDRETREAEFRLDQRESAIRADIFVPGNPDESWILDVVMSDDPDLRMPPKGDPLSEQEIAHLRAWIEDGAEYEAHWSYQDPKLAKRPRVKTRRWTSSHLDYYVLSRMEELGLKPAPKADPAVLLRRLYLDLIGLPPSVEEVEAFEKKPTKRNFEAHVDRLLKSPRFGEKWASGWLDLARYADSNGYQHDDLRTMWPYRDWVVDALNADMPFDQFTIEQLAGDLLPEPTSSQLIATGFNRNVPVNFSGGTKVPEVRANVLHDRVATTGAVWLGLTLECAQCHDHKFDDISQKEYYELYAFFNKAIREFDQQGDGMFRKHFIGRDVLVYANEADEQKGQELEREIALVEERIAALVERSEEDSSLVVSEEVVLLNFEGTDPFKKHIATRPATTSVVEYVPEGGGAFAGKIVAEPVTETKGFFGTGFPIPSSDLSGNSEISFWINTDMVSQFNLQVHSGRRQASVFGFSTMESEPETWIKVVAPLADFKKPEWSTAAVDWTRIDKIQITAYGSGPYEGHYIMLDQVRGVTSSEKALLEKRVADLRVQLTELQTASMVMQDSMEPSQTHIMMRGDYTAPGDPVETGVLESLHPLDPDLPPNRLGLAQWLVDEDNPLTPRVVVNRIWAEIFGRGIVNTPEDFGMQGELPSHPQLLDWLAIQFVKNDWSVKDMIKTIVLSSTYQQSSAASAEKIQQDPQNVWLSRGPRFRLSAELIRDNLLSISGLLSDNMGGPGVYPPQPEGLWNQISTADVTHYPTSEGEDRYRRGLYTFLRRGNPNPMFLNFDGSERSVCTVNRDRSNTPVQALNLLNDPSYVEAAHTLADWIVTQPGDNESRVVAAFRAAVSRKPSKDETAALLALYQKHNSWFSVAQVILNLDETLSKS, from the coding sequence ATGACACAACCTATCGCAACACGTTTGGTTCAGAAGCTTCGGGTTTTCCTGTTGCTACTGGGTGTTTCCTCGCTTCATGCTCAATCGGACTCTGTCAGCTTCAGTCGTGATATCCGTCCGATTCTGTCAGGTAAGTGCTTCAAGTGTCATGGACCGGATCGTGAAACGCGCGAGGCGGAATTCAGACTCGATCAACGTGAGAGTGCGATTCGAGCCGATATCTTTGTGCCAGGTAATCCCGACGAGAGCTGGATCCTGGATGTGGTAATGTCAGATGATCCTGATTTGCGTATGCCTCCAAAGGGTGATCCCTTGAGTGAGCAGGAAATTGCCCATCTACGAGCCTGGATCGAGGATGGAGCCGAATACGAAGCGCATTGGTCGTATCAGGATCCGAAGTTAGCGAAACGTCCCAGAGTGAAAACCCGCAGGTGGACTAGTAGTCATCTGGATTACTATGTCCTGAGTCGCATGGAAGAGCTGGGCCTCAAACCAGCACCCAAGGCAGACCCAGCGGTTTTGCTGCGACGCCTCTATCTTGACCTTATAGGTCTCCCGCCCTCGGTGGAGGAAGTCGAGGCCTTTGAAAAGAAACCAACGAAAAGGAATTTTGAGGCGCACGTTGACCGATTGCTGAAGTCACCTCGTTTCGGAGAGAAATGGGCCAGCGGTTGGTTGGACCTGGCTCGTTACGCGGATTCCAATGGCTACCAGCACGATGACCTGCGGACCATGTGGCCCTATCGTGACTGGGTGGTGGATGCCTTGAATGCGGACATGCCATTTGACCAGTTTACTATTGAGCAACTGGCGGGCGATCTGCTGCCGGAGCCAACGAGTAGTCAGTTGATCGCGACCGGATTTAATCGAAATGTGCCCGTAAACTTTTCGGGAGGCACAAAGGTTCCTGAAGTGCGCGCCAATGTGTTGCATGACAGAGTGGCTACCACCGGGGCAGTCTGGCTAGGTCTGACTCTAGAGTGCGCTCAATGCCACGATCACAAGTTCGATGACATTTCTCAGAAGGAATACTACGAACTCTACGCCTTTTTCAATAAGGCCATTCGCGAATTCGATCAACAAGGTGATGGCATGTTTCGCAAGCATTTCATCGGAAGAGATGTGCTTGTATATGCAAATGAGGCGGACGAGCAAAAGGGACAAGAGCTCGAACGAGAAATCGCCTTAGTAGAAGAGCGAATAGCGGCTTTAGTGGAACGGAGTGAAGAAGACTCAAGCCTGGTCGTGAGTGAAGAAGTGGTTCTATTGAACTTTGAAGGAACCGACCCTTTTAAAAAGCACATTGCAACAAGACCAGCCACTACCTCGGTGGTAGAGTATGTGCCGGAAGGTGGAGGAGCGTTTGCAGGCAAAATTGTGGCGGAACCAGTAACGGAAACCAAAGGCTTCTTTGGAACCGGCTTTCCCATTCCCAGCAGTGATCTGTCCGGCAACAGCGAAATCTCTTTCTGGATCAATACCGACATGGTCAGTCAGTTTAACCTTCAGGTTCATTCGGGCAGAAGACAGGCGAGTGTCTTCGGGTTTTCCACCATGGAATCTGAGCCCGAAACCTGGATCAAGGTCGTAGCTCCCCTGGCAGATTTCAAGAAGCCTGAGTGGTCCACCGCAGCGGTGGATTGGACACGTATTGATAAAATTCAGATCACGGCCTACGGGAGTGGTCCCTACGAAGGTCACTACATCATGCTCGATCAAGTGCGGGGTGTAACCTCCTCGGAAAAAGCCTTGCTTGAAAAGCGAGTAGCAGATCTTCGCGTGCAATTGACCGAGCTCCAGACCGCTTCCATGGTGATGCAGGATTCCATGGAGCCATCCCAAACCCACATCATGATGAGAGGGGACTACACCGCGCCAGGTGATCCGGTTGAAACCGGTGTTCTGGAAAGCCTGCATCCCTTGGATCCCGATCTACCACCGAATCGACTGGGCCTGGCCCAATGGCTGGTCGACGAGGATAATCCGCTGACGCCCCGCGTGGTCGTGAATCGCATCTGGGCGGAGATCTTTGGTCGTGGAATTGTCAATACACCAGAAGACTTCGGTATGCAAGGTGAGCTCCCAAGTCATCCACAATTGCTCGACTGGTTGGCGATTCAGTTCGTCAAGAACGACTGGTCCGTGAAGGACATGATCAAAACGATCGTCCTGTCATCTACCTATCAACAAAGCTCTGCTGCTTCGGCTGAAAAGATCCAACAGGATCCGCAAAATGTGTGGCTTTCCCGGGGACCACGCTTCCGACTTTCCGCTGAGCTAATTCGCGATAATCTCTTATCCATCTCCGGTCTGCTGTCAGACAATATGGGCGGACCTGGCGTGTATCCTCCTCAGCCGGAGGGTCTGTGGAATCAAATCTCCACCGCAGATGTTACGCACTATCCGACCTCCGAGGGCGAAGATCGATACCGCAGAGGACTCTATACTTTCTTGCGACGCGGCAATCCCAACCCCATGTTTCTGAATTTCGATGGCTCTGAGCGATCCGTCTGCACCGTCAATCGGGATCGCTCCAATACCCCCGTCCAGGCTCTCAATCTGCTCAATGATCCTTCATATGTTGAGGCAGCGCACACCTTGGCAGATTGGATTGTTACTCAACCTGGAGATAATGAGAGCAGAGTAGTCGCAGCATTCCGAGCAGCGGTATCGCGTAAACCTTCAAAGGACGAGACAGCAGCTTTGCTCGCTCTCTATCAAAAACACAACTCCTGGTTCTCAGTCGCCCAAGTGATACTGAATCTCGACGAGACCCTTTCAAAGTCATGA